A region of Macrobrachium nipponense isolate FS-2020 chromosome 7, ASM1510439v2, whole genome shotgun sequence DNA encodes the following proteins:
- the LOC135217054 gene encoding piggyBac transposable element-derived protein 5-like isoform X1, whose amino-acid sequence MSQHRQDRVVPERDQGPHPVPFTTPRKHHSVLRGIRKHLGGLQQRDIDEYLLELDRERVESPYFDGSWSSSDEDITSDVSDDEYLPPMSVGEPQPESELEFSGFSDYEGESEEEEEAPIVAGRDKTESDGESEGDGPVGRVGVRSRAARASARPRRRSQRRGSLGEGSSSEGDEGWLEDPTPPNMHPFTATPGLTVPVPLTALGFIQLFLTRELLEYLVAETADYARYCREELQTTLSYRWQGCNLMDMAHFLGLHIFFGITPAVDVRQYWRRNFFLSTPNVPDIMPRDSFLALNRYFNAFNRRAIPRNNPDRLILVRPVLDYIRERSQFLVVPSQNLSLNEGMMPYKGRLSIKVYNPKKPKKYGVKIFFITESNTGYVVDFSVYSGVFSTLRDTVFGLVDRFRNQGYHLFMDNYYNSVSLAQELYEAGVHVSGTIRLVRGAPNVLKRFASQPQHLDRGETEWRRKGDVFIICWKGVRLVPMITTSYEPIQEEVVQRKKTRRQGRVTYEEFRVQRPTVIGHYNRHLGGVDLFDQLIQYYPFARRTRRWTQKLLKYLLQLALQNAYILYCGYNSDTQRLSHFQFLEVAGNALINFNPEEWPSNTAPLPRAPDLPLEDRADVARRANLGRPAPADAAHAAATLDDAAPADAAVAAVPVPAVALPHIPMSRRAVDRRRAAHLQ is encoded by the coding sequence ATGTCCCAACATCGTCAGGACCGTGTTGTGCCCGAAAGGGACCAAGGACCACATCCTGTGCCTTTTacgacccctaggaagcatcacagtgtcctgaggggcattcgaaagcatttgggaggcctccaacaaaGGGACATTGATGAGTATTTgttggagctcgatcgagagcggGTGGAAAGTCCTtattttgatggcagttggtcatctagtgacgaggacatcacgtccgatgtcagtgatgacgagtatttgcccccaatgtccgtaggGGAGCCACAGCCTGAAAGTGAACTGGAGTTCAGTGGTTTCAGTGATTATGAGGgagagtctgaggaggaggaggaggcaccgaTTGTGGCTGGTAGGGACAAGACAGAAAGTGATGGtgaaagtgagggagatgggccagtggggagGGTGGGAGTGCGAAGTCGTGCCGCACGTGCGAGCGCACGGCCCCGTAGAAGGTCGCAACGTCGCGGCAGCTTAGGTGAAGGCAGTTCATCCGAAGGTGATGAGGGGTGgttggaggaccccaccccacctaacatgcacccattcacggcaacccctgggctgACCGTCCCTGTGCCTCTCACTGCACTGGGGTTTATTCAGCtcttcctgacgcgggaattgctggaatacctcgTTGCAGAGACGGCAGattacgctcggtactgccgcgAGGAACTGCAGACAACGTTGTCATATCGCTGGCAGGGCTGCAACCTCAtggacatggcgcattttttggggctccacattttctttggaattacacctgctgtcgacgtcaggcaatattggaggcggaatttttttttaagtacgcccaatgtgcccgacattatgccccgtgatagtttcctggcgttgaacaggtatttcaacgccttcaaccgaagggccataccccgaaATAACCCCgaccgcctcatcttagtccgcccagtgttggactACATTCGTGAGCGGTCCCAGTTTCTCGTGGTTCCTTCCCAGAACCTTTCTTTGAATGAGGGGATGATGCCATACAAAGGGCGTCTAAGtataaaagtgtacaaccccaagaaaccaaagaaatatggtgtgaagatattttttattacggaatccaacactggatacgttgtggacttctctgtgtattccggggtcttctccacgctgcgtgacactgtcttcggtcttgtggatcgtttccgtaaccagggataccacctgtttatggataattattataactcagtatccctggcccaggaactgtatgaagcaggtgtgcacgtcagtggtaccattcggttggtgcgtggggccccgaatgtcctcaagaggttcgctagccagccgcaacatctggatagaggagagacagagtggcggcggaagggagatgtcttcatcatctgttggaagggggtccgactcgtgCCCATGATTACGACAAGTTatgagcccatccaagaagaggtcgttcagcggaagaagacacgtcggcagggccgagttacgtatgaggagtttcgtgtccaacggcctaccgtcattgggcactacaataggcacttgggaggagttgatctctttgatcaactcatccagtattatccctttgccaggagaaccaggaggtggacacagaagctcctcaaatacctccttcagttggccctccagaatgcctacatcctttACTGTGGGTACAATTCCGACACCCAGAGGTTGTCCCACTtccagtttctcgaggtggccgggaatgccctcataaaCTTTAATCCTGAGGAGTGGCCTTCCAacactgcccccctgccccgagctccagatctgcccctagaggataGGGCAGATGTCGCTAGGAGGGCCAACCTCGGTCGTCCTGCTCCTGCCGACGCCGCCCATGCTGCCGCCACCCTTGATGATGCTGCCCCTGCTGATGCTGCCGTCGCTGCTGTCCCTGTCCCTGCTGTCGCCCTCCCTCACATTCCAATGTCCCGTCGGGCAGTGGACCGCCGAAGGGCGGCCCATCTGCAGTAA